In Rhabdothermincola sediminis, a single genomic region encodes these proteins:
- a CDS encoding Na(+)/H(+) antiporter subunit C: protein MAATIAVLFGAGTYLLLQRALTRVVLGLALIAHAANLLLLEAGGPPGAPALIGTTDEAEMSDPLPQALALTAVVISFGMTVFLLALAYRSWKLTGDDEVEDDVEDRRIARLAADERHRHDHAHGGKDQVVIDQQTEWGASSRETG from the coding sequence ATGGCCGCCACCATCGCCGTGCTCTTCGGCGCGGGGACCTATCTGCTGTTGCAGCGGGCACTCACGCGCGTCGTGCTCGGATTGGCGCTGATAGCGCACGCCGCGAACCTGCTGCTGCTGGAGGCGGGCGGGCCGCCCGGCGCACCGGCCCTCATCGGAACGACCGACGAAGCGGAGATGTCAGACCCGCTTCCGCAGGCACTCGCTCTGACCGCGGTCGTCATCAGCTTCGGCATGACCGTGTTCCTGCTGGCCCTCGCGTACCGGAGCTGGAAGCTCACCGGCGACGACGAGGTCGAAGACGACGTCGAGGATCGCCGGATCGCACGGCTGGCGGCAGACGAGCGTCACCGGCACGACCATGCCCACGGCGGCAAGGATCAGGTGGTCATCGATCAGCAGACCGAGTGGGGCGCGTCGAGTCGGGAGACAGGGTGA
- a CDS encoding class I SAM-dependent methyltransferase: MTGLGLRPDHYGSVAARAWSEGASLVYRPLAEALVTRCPDPLVDRLVADVGTGTGACTDVLLSSGARVIATDFSEDMLRIAPSRRPPATVADVRALPIRSRALDAVFAAFVLNHLDDPQAGLVELRRAVRPGGAVLADVFSSRSHHEARDAIDAVAVAAGWEPPRWYVALKESAAPLLGSAGHMEQAARDAGLDVLGVEDTEVDIGLEEPERLVAYRLGQAHLAPFVAGLPRSSRHRLVAEATAAAREVMSPYRPLVVFLVARAPG; this comes from the coding sequence GTGACCGGTTTGGGCCTCCGCCCCGATCACTACGGGAGCGTCGCGGCCCGGGCATGGTCGGAAGGCGCCTCGCTGGTCTATCGCCCACTCGCCGAGGCCCTCGTGACCCGATGCCCCGACCCGCTCGTCGACCGCCTGGTCGCCGATGTGGGCACCGGCACCGGCGCGTGCACCGACGTGCTCCTCTCCTCAGGAGCGAGGGTGATCGCGACCGACTTCAGCGAAGACATGCTCCGCATCGCGCCGAGCCGGCGGCCGCCTGCCACGGTTGCCGACGTGCGAGCGCTGCCCATCCGGTCACGGGCCCTCGACGCGGTGTTCGCGGCCTTCGTGCTCAACCACCTCGACGACCCGCAGGCCGGCCTCGTCGAGCTGCGGCGAGCCGTACGGCCGGGCGGTGCCGTGCTGGCCGACGTGTTCTCCTCCCGATCACACCACGAGGCACGGGATGCCATCGACGCCGTCGCGGTGGCGGCGGGATGGGAACCTCCCCGCTGGTACGTGGCCCTCAAGGAGTCGGCAGCCCCCTTGCTCGGCTCTGCCGGTCACATGGAGCAGGCCGCTCGGGATGCCGGCCTCGACGTGCTCGGGGTCGAGGACACCGAGGTCGACATCGGTCTGGAAGAGCCCGAGCGATTGGTCGCCTACCGACTCGGCCAGGCACATCTCGCCCCCTTCGTCGCCGGGCTGCCACGCTCCTCCAGGCATCGTCTGGTGGCTGAGGCCACCGCCGCCGCGAGGGAGGTCATGTCCCCGTACCGCCCCCTCGTGGTGTTCCTGGTCGCCCGAGCGCCGGGATGA
- a CDS encoding monovalent cation/H+ antiporter complex subunit F: MTLAANLSFGLLTLAASLAMVRLVRGPSLADRIVATDLLITILALGLAVEAARTNSGAFLSVMLVVAVLGFLGTTTVARFIERRGA; this comes from the coding sequence ATGACGTTGGCGGCGAACCTCTCGTTCGGTCTGCTCACGCTGGCGGCCTCGCTGGCCATGGTACGGCTGGTGCGCGGCCCCAGCCTCGCGGACCGCATCGTCGCGACGGACCTGCTGATCACCATCCTGGCGCTCGGCTTGGCCGTCGAAGCAGCTCGCACCAATTCGGGCGCGTTCCTCTCGGTGATGCTGGTCGTGGCGGTGCTCGGCTTCCTGGGTACGACCACCGTGGCGCGATTCATCGAACGGCGAGGAGCCTGA
- a CDS encoding class I SAM-dependent methyltransferase codes for MASRRSTLNVHVQAYDFVARHAAGTAGARVLELGSLDVNGSVRPLFAGAHSYHGVDLAPGAGVDEVADAADWRAPGRFDVVVTTEVLEHAARWRDILSNAWEALAAGGRLIVTCATDPRPPHSAIDGWALREGEWYENVSPAQLRALLDTWRTSRWSLEVALDRGDLYLRADKP; via the coding sequence GTGGCCAGCCGCCGGAGCACGCTGAACGTGCACGTCCAGGCCTACGACTTCGTCGCCCGCCACGCGGCGGGGACGGCGGGCGCACGGGTCCTCGAGCTCGGCAGCCTCGACGTCAATGGAAGTGTGCGTCCCCTCTTCGCCGGTGCCCACAGCTACCACGGCGTGGACCTCGCCCCGGGCGCGGGGGTCGACGAGGTGGCAGACGCCGCGGACTGGCGGGCTCCAGGACGCTTCGACGTGGTCGTGACCACCGAGGTGCTCGAGCACGCAGCTCGCTGGCGCGACATCCTGTCGAACGCGTGGGAAGCGCTCGCCGCCGGCGGGAGGCTGATCGTCACCTGCGCGACGGACCCCCGCCCGCCTCACAGCGCGATCGACGGCTGGGCGCTGCGGGAGGGCGAGTGGTACGAGAACGTCTCGCCGGCCCAACTGCGGGCGCTGCTCGACACGTGGCGGACGAGCCGCTGGTCCCTCGAAGTGGCGCTCGATCGCGGCGATCTCTACCTGCGCGCCGACAAGCCCTGA
- the mnhG gene encoding monovalent cation/H(+) antiporter subunit G, producing the protein MIEIVAGVAMVLGSVLALIAAIGVVRLGDLFSRMHAATKPATLGLVLVAGGAALVVSDLSDAARLLLVVALQFLTAPVGVHMVGRAAYHTPSTRSRQMVVDELAEFERREHRLPRSGGD; encoded by the coding sequence ATGATCGAGATCGTTGCCGGGGTAGCGATGGTCCTCGGTTCGGTGCTCGCCCTGATCGCCGCGATCGGCGTCGTACGGTTGGGTGACCTGTTCTCCCGGATGCATGCGGCCACGAAGCCGGCGACCCTCGGCCTGGTGCTCGTTGCTGGTGGCGCGGCGCTGGTGGTGTCGGATCTCTCCGACGCCGCTCGGCTCCTGCTCGTCGTCGCGCTGCAGTTCCTCACCGCGCCGGTCGGCGTCCACATGGTCGGCCGGGCTGCGTACCACACACCCAGCACACGCTCGCGGCAGATGGTCGTCGACGAGCTGGCGGAGTTCGAGCGACGGGAACATCGTCTGCCGCGCTCGGGTGGTGACTGA
- a CDS encoding HU family DNA-binding protein, with product MNRRELVLALAERNDTDRKTAEAFLASFVDVVTETVATGEPVSIPGFAKFARVDRPARMGRNPATGETIRIKASRKARITPLKAFKDAVNTGKVVKKAAKKAPAKRAAAKKAPAKKAPAKKAPAKKTAARRR from the coding sequence ATGAATCGCAGGGAACTCGTGCTCGCACTCGCCGAGCGCAACGACACCGACCGCAAGACCGCAGAGGCGTTCCTCGCTTCCTTCGTCGATGTGGTCACCGAGACGGTCGCGACCGGCGAGCCGGTCTCCATCCCGGGCTTCGCGAAGTTCGCTCGGGTCGACCGCCCCGCCCGCATGGGTCGCAACCCCGCGACCGGCGAGACGATCCGCATCAAGGCCTCCCGCAAAGCGCGGATCACGCCTCTGAAGGCCTTCAAGGACGCCGTCAACACCGGCAAGGTGGTGAAGAAGGCCGCCAAGAAGGCACCAGCGAAGCGGGCGGCGGCCAAGAAGGCACCTGCCAAGAAGGCACCTGCCAAGAAGGCACCCGCCAAGAAGACCGCAGCTCGCCGCCGCTGA
- the wecB gene encoding non-hydrolyzing UDP-N-acetylglucosamine 2-epimerase gives MKVLCVAAARPNFMKVKPVLDALEARGIGVHLVHTGQHYDPLLSDVFFEELGLRAPDLHLGVGSGTHAQQTAGVMVALEPVVAELAPEMMVVVGDVNSTMAAALVSAKARVRLAHVEAGLRSGDRSMPEEINRIVTDRLSDVLFAPSPDAVDNLRAEGHPPAQIHLVGNVMIDTLLGNLDRALDRPVLDRLRLDRGGYALVTLHRPANVDDPDVLRGLLAALASVSRQLPVVFPVHPRARSVVDALGVGPGIRVLDPLGYLDFVALEAGAAVVLTDSGGVQEETTVLGVPCLTLRDSTERPITVEEGTNRVIGRGPQVIVAEVDRVLRHGVPARCPALWDGHAAERIAEVVLTELTGER, from the coding sequence GTGAAGGTCCTGTGCGTCGCCGCGGCGCGCCCGAACTTCATGAAGGTCAAGCCGGTGCTCGACGCGCTCGAAGCTCGCGGCATCGGTGTGCACCTGGTCCACACGGGGCAGCACTATGACCCCTTGCTGAGCGACGTCTTCTTCGAGGAGCTGGGTCTGCGGGCGCCGGATCTGCACCTCGGCGTCGGCTCGGGTACCCATGCGCAGCAGACCGCGGGGGTGATGGTGGCCCTGGAGCCGGTGGTGGCGGAGCTGGCGCCGGAGATGATGGTCGTGGTCGGCGACGTGAACTCCACCATGGCCGCGGCGCTCGTCTCGGCCAAGGCGAGGGTGCGTCTGGCACACGTCGAAGCCGGCTTGCGCAGCGGCGATCGATCGATGCCCGAGGAGATCAACCGGATCGTCACCGACCGGTTGAGCGACGTGCTGTTCGCGCCCTCTCCCGATGCGGTCGACAACCTCCGCGCCGAGGGTCACCCGCCAGCGCAGATCCATCTGGTCGGCAACGTGATGATCGATACCCTGCTCGGGAATCTCGATCGCGCGCTCGACCGGCCGGTGCTCGACCGGCTTCGCCTGGACCGCGGGGGCTACGCGCTGGTCACGCTGCACCGCCCGGCGAACGTCGACGACCCGGACGTGCTGCGCGGGCTCCTCGCCGCGTTGGCGAGCGTGTCGAGGCAGCTGCCTGTCGTGTTCCCGGTCCATCCCCGGGCCCGTTCGGTGGTCGACGCGCTCGGGGTGGGCCCCGGCATCCGGGTCCTCGACCCGCTCGGCTACCTGGATTTCGTGGCCCTCGAGGCGGGTGCCGCAGTGGTCCTCACGGACTCGGGCGGGGTGCAGGAGGAGACGACGGTGCTCGGTGTGCCATGCCTCACCCTGCGAGACAGCACCGAGCGGCCGATCACGGTCGAGGAGGGCACCAACCGGGTCATCGGGCGTGGACCACAGGTGATCGTGGCCGAGGTGGACCGGGTGCTGCGCCACGGGGTGCCGGCACGATGCCCGGCGTTGTGGGACGGGCATGCCGCCGAGCGCATCGCGGAGGTCGTGCTCACCGAGCTCACCGGCGAGCGCTGA
- a CDS encoding nuclear transport factor 2 family protein, protein MGRWSRDEIEQAFEEYQRAALVAGTTGDWNGWADLFTEDATYVEHHYGTMGGREAIRRWITETMSSFPGREMPHFPVEWYVIDEERGWVVCQVWNRMADPGDGSLHQAYNFTLLKYAGHGKWSYEEDVYNPAHFATMVQGWMEARERLDRQTTDG, encoded by the coding sequence ATGGGTCGATGGAGCCGGGACGAGATCGAGCAGGCGTTCGAGGAGTACCAGCGGGCAGCACTCGTCGCCGGCACCACAGGTGACTGGAACGGTTGGGCGGACCTGTTCACCGAGGACGCCACCTACGTCGAGCACCACTACGGCACGATGGGTGGGAGGGAGGCGATCCGGCGATGGATCACCGAGACCATGTCGTCGTTCCCCGGCCGGGAGATGCCTCACTTCCCGGTCGAGTGGTACGTGATCGACGAGGAGCGGGGTTGGGTGGTGTGCCAGGTGTGGAACCGCATGGCCGACCCGGGTGACGGATCCCTGCACCAGGCGTACAACTTCACGCTGCTGAAGTACGCGGGGCACGGCAAGTGGTCCTACGAGGAAGACGTCTACAACCCGGCGCACTTCGCGACCATGGTCCAGGGCTGGATGGAGGCCAGGGAGCGGCTCGATCGGCAGACGACCGATGGGTGA
- a CDS encoding DUF6351 family protein: MGDRRRDRRWPAVVVSALALAGCTSGSGGAGSVGADVADSSPLRIEALSTRPEYVTGGDVLVAVRAGDEDLGGVAVEVDGRDVTAAFAFDGDQLVGLVAGLPEGDSTIRATRGRDRAELVVTSHSTTGPLFSGPLLEPFVCTTVQNGLGPPTDAACSAPAQVTQEEVGGVATTVERGVLGRSAYTIAVPREGWNRRLVYRFGGGCGSTYSQGRSLVEATDPSLLSRGYAVVTSSLNTFQNLCNSVVSAEVALMVKEHFIERYGLPRFTIGEGGSGGAIQQLQIAQNYPGILDALAPTVPFPDAASIAPGVTDCGLLDRYYRTAEGARLSETQRAAINGHRTTGTCELWVNTFLQLLDPTRGCSAELDPSKIYDRDRNPGGVRCTFQDSNVNIYGRDPVTGFARRPLDNTGVQYGLEALRDGAITVDEFIDLNEYIGGYDIDGRIVPQRMAATEEDMRVAYATGQVLHGQGLWGVPIILTDVYTDDQGDIHDRQRLFAIRERLRGPDGALDPNLVLWTVPGMGALAQTLIGAVSQGADAVGVLDEWLTKAAGDTSGRSWSEKLAANRPTGAVDSCVLPDGERLSGPGVNDEDNACTRAYPVKGDPRRAAGAPLVNDIGKCRLVPIDPGSYGVTLSEGQRRRLEVIFPDGVCDWSHPGVGQVPIDGTWLRFG; the protein is encoded by the coding sequence ATGGGTGACCGCCGCCGAGACCGCCGCTGGCCGGCGGTCGTGGTGTCCGCGCTGGCCCTCGCCGGTTGCACGAGCGGGTCAGGTGGCGCGGGATCGGTGGGCGCCGATGTCGCCGACTCGAGCCCGCTGCGGATCGAGGCCCTCTCGACCCGACCTGAGTACGTGACCGGCGGTGACGTCCTGGTCGCCGTCCGGGCAGGCGATGAGGATCTCGGCGGCGTCGCCGTCGAGGTGGACGGCCGTGACGTGACCGCCGCCTTCGCCTTCGACGGTGACCAGCTCGTCGGGCTGGTCGCCGGCCTACCCGAAGGCGACAGCACGATCCGTGCCACTCGCGGGCGTGATCGCGCCGAACTGGTGGTGACCAGCCATTCCACCACTGGGCCGTTGTTCTCGGGGCCGTTGCTCGAACCCTTCGTATGCACGACCGTGCAGAACGGGCTCGGGCCACCCACCGACGCCGCCTGCTCGGCGCCGGCTCAGGTGACCCAGGAGGAGGTCGGTGGGGTGGCCACCACTGTCGAGCGGGGCGTCCTCGGGCGCTCCGCTTACACGATCGCGGTTCCCCGTGAGGGCTGGAACCGCAGGCTGGTCTACCGCTTCGGCGGGGGTTGCGGGAGCACCTACAGCCAGGGTCGCTCGCTGGTCGAGGCGACAGATCCGAGCCTGCTGTCCAGGGGCTATGCGGTGGTGACGTCGAGCCTCAACACCTTCCAGAACCTCTGCAACTCGGTGGTGTCCGCGGAGGTGGCGCTGATGGTGAAAGAGCACTTCATCGAGCGTTACGGCTTGCCGCGGTTCACGATCGGCGAGGGAGGATCCGGTGGCGCGATCCAGCAACTCCAGATCGCGCAGAACTATCCCGGAATCCTCGATGCGCTCGCGCCCACCGTCCCGTTCCCGGATGCCGCGAGCATCGCGCCGGGGGTCACGGACTGCGGGTTGCTCGACCGCTACTACCGCACGGCCGAAGGTGCTCGCCTCAGCGAGACGCAGCGCGCCGCGATCAACGGTCACCGAACGACCGGAACCTGCGAGCTGTGGGTGAACACGTTCCTCCAGCTCCTCGACCCCACCCGTGGCTGCTCGGCCGAGCTGGATCCGAGCAAGATCTACGACCGCGACCGCAACCCCGGCGGGGTCCGCTGCACCTTCCAGGACAGCAACGTCAACATCTACGGCCGCGATCCCGTCACCGGCTTCGCCCGCCGCCCGCTCGACAACACCGGCGTCCAGTACGGCCTCGAGGCCCTGCGTGACGGAGCGATAACCGTCGATGAGTTCATCGACCTCAACGAGTACATCGGAGGCTACGACATCGATGGTCGGATCGTGCCTCAGCGCATGGCCGCGACCGAGGAAGACATGCGAGTCGCCTACGCGACCGGTCAGGTGTTGCACGGCCAGGGCCTGTGGGGCGTGCCGATCATCCTCACCGACGTCTACACCGACGACCAGGGCGACATCCACGACCGGCAGCGGCTCTTCGCCATCCGGGAGCGGCTCCGTGGTCCCGACGGTGCCTTGGACCCCAACCTGGTGCTCTGGACCGTGCCCGGCATGGGCGCGTTGGCCCAGACGCTGATCGGAGCCGTCAGTCAGGGTGCCGACGCGGTCGGTGTGTTGGATGAGTGGCTGACGAAGGCGGCGGGCGACACCTCCGGACGATCGTGGTCCGAGAAGCTGGCCGCCAACCGGCCGACCGGCGCGGTGGACAGCTGCGTGCTGCCAGATGGCGAGCGACTCAGCGGTCCTGGCGTCAACGACGAGGACAACGCGTGCACCCGTGCCTATCCGGTCAAGGGTGATCCACGGCGTGCTGCGGGTGCACCGCTGGTCAACGACATCGGGAAGTGCCGCCTCGTACCCATCGATCCCGGCTCCTACGGCGTCACGCTCAGCGAAGGCCAGCGCCGGAGGCTGGAGGTCATCTTCCCCGATGGGGTGTGCGACTGGAGTCACCCCGGCGTCGGTCAAGTGCCGATCGACGGCACGTGGTTGCGGTTCGGTTGA
- a CDS encoding proton-conducting transporter transmembrane domain-containing protein has protein sequence MAATLTLPVVIPLVGAAIALLAWRSIVAQRAVAVLAVVAALGAASLLLARVERDGAGATDVGGWPAPIGITLVADLFSALMLVIGLITILAVLLFAIGHPATDDDTPVFHPVYLVLTAGVALAFVTGDLFNLFVAFEIMLVSSYVLITLGGRQEQIRTGMTYVVINLLASSLFVAAIGFAYAATGTVNLAELANRMAQVPDGVRTTLSLLTLLVFGIKAAIFPLFFWLPDSYPTARTSVTAIFAGLLTKVGVYAIVRTQMLLFPGQTPTWVLLAIAAATMIVGVLGAIAQNDMKRILSFHIISQIGYMLFGFALFTVAGAAATVLFMLHQIPVKTSLFLVGGLIEQRTGTTALDRVGGMVHKAPLIAALFGLAALSLAGLPPFSGFVGKLALVEAGFDASAWAIVAVSLVVSVLTLFSMVKIWSGVFWGVPDDPEATDGGPVPRLLYVSSAGLVAVTLLIALCAGPLWDLSVRAGAQLLDPDGYVAVVMER, from the coding sequence ATGGCCGCGACGCTCACGCTGCCCGTCGTCATCCCGCTGGTGGGGGCCGCGATCGCCTTGCTCGCGTGGCGCTCCATAGTTGCACAGCGGGCGGTGGCCGTTCTCGCGGTCGTGGCCGCGCTGGGTGCCGCGTCGTTGCTCCTCGCCCGCGTGGAGCGTGACGGTGCGGGCGCGACCGACGTGGGCGGGTGGCCAGCGCCGATCGGCATCACGCTGGTCGCCGACCTCTTCAGCGCCCTGATGCTGGTGATCGGACTCATCACGATCCTCGCCGTCCTGCTTTTCGCCATCGGCCATCCGGCGACCGACGACGACACACCGGTCTTCCATCCTGTCTACCTGGTGCTCACGGCGGGGGTCGCTCTGGCCTTCGTGACCGGCGACCTGTTCAATCTCTTCGTCGCCTTCGAGATCATGCTGGTCTCCAGCTACGTGCTCATCACGCTCGGCGGCAGGCAGGAACAGATCCGCACAGGCATGACCTACGTGGTCATCAACCTGCTCGCGTCGTCCCTGTTCGTCGCCGCCATCGGGTTCGCCTACGCGGCGACGGGCACCGTCAACCTGGCTGAGTTGGCGAACCGCATGGCACAGGTGCCCGACGGGGTGCGCACGACCCTGTCCCTGCTCACCCTGCTCGTGTTCGGCATCAAAGCGGCGATCTTTCCGCTGTTCTTCTGGTTGCCCGACTCCTATCCGACCGCGCGGACATCCGTCACCGCGATCTTCGCCGGTCTGCTCACGAAGGTCGGTGTGTACGCGATCGTCCGCACACAGATGCTGCTCTTCCCGGGCCAGACGCCGACCTGGGTGCTGCTCGCCATCGCGGCGGCGACGATGATCGTGGGAGTGCTGGGTGCCATCGCACAGAACGACATGAAGCGCATCCTCAGCTTCCACATCATCAGCCAGATCGGCTACATGCTCTTCGGCTTCGCGCTGTTCACCGTCGCGGGCGCGGCGGCAACCGTGCTGTTCATGCTGCACCAGATCCCGGTGAAGACCAGCCTGTTCCTCGTGGGCGGGCTGATCGAGCAGCGCACCGGCACCACGGCTCTCGACCGGGTGGGTGGCATGGTCCACAAGGCCCCGCTGATCGCCGCCCTCTTCGGCCTGGCTGCACTCAGCCTGGCCGGGCTGCCGCCGTTCTCCGGCTTCGTGGGCAAGCTGGCCCTCGTCGAGGCAGGCTTCGACGCCAGCGCGTGGGCGATCGTCGCCGTGAGCCTCGTCGTCAGCGTGCTCACGCTGTTCTCGATGGTGAAGATCTGGAGCGGCGTGTTCTGGGGCGTTCCTGACGACCCTGAGGCCACCGACGGCGGGCCCGTGCCACGGCTGCTGTACGTGTCGAGCGCAGGGCTGGTGGCGGTCACCCTGCTGATCGCGCTGTGCGCGGGGCCCCTGTGGGACCTCAGCGTTCGCGCCGGAGCGCAGCTCCTCGACCCCGACGGCTACGTGGCGGTGGTGATGGAGCGATGA
- a CDS encoding enoyl-CoA hydratase/isomerase family protein yields the protein MTTPSTAGAGYDTFRTLRFERPVDGVLRIVLDAPNLNAVGPAMHRELADVWITVDRDPDTRVVLVEGAGRAFSAGGSFDLVESLLEDYAARTRVLREARDIVFNVINCSKPIVSAIQGPAVGAGLVVALLADISVAARTAKIIDGHTRLGVAAGDHAAICWPLLCGMAKAKYHLLTCEPLTGEEAERIGLVSLCVDDEKLHDRAIEIATSMALGAQSAIRWTKHTLNHWYRMLGPVFDASLAYEFYGFAGPDAAEGLAAHREKRAPRFTGPTSE from the coding sequence ATGACCACACCGAGCACTGCCGGAGCTGGCTACGACACGTTTCGGACACTGCGCTTCGAGCGCCCCGTCGACGGGGTCCTGCGCATCGTCCTCGATGCCCCGAACCTCAACGCGGTCGGCCCCGCCATGCATCGGGAGCTCGCCGACGTCTGGATCACCGTCGATCGCGACCCCGACACCAGGGTCGTGCTCGTCGAGGGTGCCGGGCGGGCCTTCTCCGCCGGGGGGAGCTTCGACCTCGTCGAGTCGTTGCTCGAGGACTACGCCGCGCGGACTCGGGTCCTGCGCGAGGCCCGGGACATCGTGTTCAACGTGATCAACTGCTCGAAACCGATCGTCTCGGCGATCCAGGGGCCCGCAGTCGGCGCGGGCCTGGTCGTGGCGTTGCTCGCCGACATCAGCGTGGCCGCCCGCACTGCCAAGATCATCGACGGGCACACCCGGCTGGGCGTTGCCGCCGGTGATCACGCCGCGATCTGCTGGCCACTGCTGTGCGGCATGGCGAAGGCGAAGTACCACCTCCTGACGTGCGAACCGCTGACCGGTGAAGAGGCCGAGCGCATCGGGTTGGTGTCACTGTGCGTCGACGACGAGAAGCTCCACGATCGGGCGATCGAGATCGCGACCTCGATGGCTCTGGGTGCGCAGAGCGCGATCCGTTGGACGAAGCACACGCTGAATCACTGGTACCGGATGCTCGGCCCAGTCTTCGACGCATCGCTCGCGTACGAGTTCTACGGCTTCGCCGGTCCAGACGCAGCTGAAGGCCTCGCGGCCCATCGTGAGAAGCGGGCTCCGCGGTTCACGGGACCGACCAGCGAATGA
- a CDS encoding phosphotransferase family protein, which translates to MRRMGTQSTPWVASSAEELLTGATRRTPLDPSDGKSGSRFERVVIDGRPYFVKSLSHERDWIMRVTGDRDHRPLLIWRHGIMAAAPASIDHTVVGMAIDGEGEACELTILMHDVGRWLVPEGDGPVALTQHLGFLHHLAEFSATFWGWQDHIGLTPLEHRFRFFAPDNIAPELTRPQVPVPLRVAAQGWEQLRRRAPQLHELVRAIHDDPGPLAAALRQTPSTFLHGDWKMGNLGSHPDGRTILLDWAYPGSGPACYDLAWYLALNRARLPQTKDEAISVFRDALERQGIVTAGWFDAQLDLSLLAIMATFAWEKAVGEEAELRWWEAAARRGTRWLR; encoded by the coding sequence ATGCGGCGCATGGGTACGCAGAGCACGCCGTGGGTGGCGTCGTCCGCCGAGGAGCTCCTCACCGGCGCGACACGACGCACTCCTCTCGATCCGAGCGACGGCAAGTCCGGGTCGCGCTTCGAGCGGGTGGTGATCGATGGCCGGCCCTACTTCGTGAAGTCGCTCTCCCACGAGCGCGACTGGATCATGCGGGTCACCGGTGATCGCGACCACCGTCCACTGCTCATCTGGCGACACGGGATCATGGCCGCGGCCCCTGCGAGCATCGACCACACCGTGGTGGGCATGGCGATCGACGGCGAAGGCGAGGCGTGCGAGCTCACGATCCTCATGCACGACGTCGGTCGATGGCTCGTGCCGGAGGGCGACGGTCCAGTGGCGCTCACCCAGCACCTCGGGTTCCTGCATCACCTCGCCGAGTTCTCGGCGACCTTCTGGGGCTGGCAGGACCACATCGGGCTGACGCCGCTGGAGCACCGCTTCCGCTTCTTCGCACCGGACAACATCGCCCCTGAGCTGACACGGCCGCAGGTCCCGGTCCCGCTCCGGGTCGCTGCACAGGGCTGGGAGCAGCTCCGTCGGCGGGCGCCGCAGCTCCACGAGCTGGTGCGAGCGATCCACGACGATCCCGGGCCGCTCGCCGCGGCCTTGCGGCAGACGCCCTCGACCTTCCTGCACGGGGACTGGAAGATGGGCAACCTCGGTTCCCATCCCGACGGTCGGACGATCCTGCTCGATTGGGCCTATCCGGGCTCGGGCCCGGCCTGCTACGACCTTGCCTGGTACCTGGCGCTCAACCGAGCGCGTCTTCCTCAGACCAAGGACGAAGCGATCAGCGTCTTCCGGGACGCACTCGAGCGGCAGGGCATCGTGACGGCGGGATGGTTCGACGCACAGCTCGACCTGAGCCTCCTGGCCATCATGGCGACATTCGCGTGGGAGAAGGCCGTCGGGGAGGAAGCCGAGCTGCGCTGGTGGGAGGCGGCCGCCCGCCGGGGTACCCGGTGGCTACGGTGA
- a CDS encoding Na+/H+ antiporter subunit E: protein MGAAGVVAWLVLVWLALWGEVSLANLLSGVLVAAGLLIALPLGSRLAPVHIRPLATAKLAAAFAWALVVSTLEVALLVLRPGPAHQGVVAVPLRTRSSVVLFIVANITSLTPGTLTVDVDEPSATLFVHALTARETIDVRARVQRFEHLVRRAVGEER, encoded by the coding sequence ATGGGGGCCGCTGGCGTCGTGGCGTGGCTCGTCCTCGTCTGGCTCGCACTCTGGGGCGAGGTCAGTCTCGCGAACCTCCTGTCGGGGGTCCTGGTGGCAGCGGGACTGCTGATCGCCCTTCCGCTCGGGAGCAGACTGGCGCCGGTCCACATCCGTCCGCTGGCGACGGCCAAGCTGGCTGCGGCGTTCGCCTGGGCACTGGTGGTCTCCACGCTGGAGGTCGCGCTCCTCGTGCTCCGGCCCGGCCCCGCGCACCAAGGCGTCGTGGCCGTTCCACTGCGCACCAGGTCCTCGGTGGTGCTGTTCATCGTGGCGAACATCACGAGCCTCACGCCCGGAACTCTCACCGTCGATGTCGACGAGCCGTCTGCCACGCTGTTCGTCCACGCGTTGACCGCTCGGGAGACGATCGACGTGCGGGCGCGTGTGCAGCGATTCGAGCACCTGGTCAGGCGAGCCGTGGGGGAGGAGCGATGA